Proteins found in one Candidatus Eisenbacteria bacterium genomic segment:
- a CDS encoding amidohydrolase yields the protein MGGGSGGSSVKRPARRAEAGWLFHGGRILDARRAGARVRDRYREAVLVRGDRIEAVGPLESLRRGAGRDVRAVNLRGGTLTPGFVDSHIHLLTWIRALSDAWLAEQSPEGLARAVRIAQERAAEGEWVTIRGWVPREWPRELKRLAILDRSLPSRPLILYAADGHSVWANGAALRAAGIGPGTTTPSGGAVDRDPTGDLTGILIEQAVSLISPFVKRQRDPAEELGRAIRKAHSLGITGAHDFDRTDIWSAAQRLSERDQLPFRLLVSVPAAKLECAEQLELRSGWGNDRLRIGPVKFFADGTLGSGTALLEEEYDDNTGTGTEVISPAELADRCTRARKAGLTVAIHAIGDRAVRNALDAIEASIQGGGFPLPPRIEHVQLAREEDIPRFKGLGVLASVQPIHQVTDRKVAARKWGARTSRSYAWRTLSRAGARLLFGSDAPYDRAGPLLALQAALLRRRGGEPESEAFHPEQRIGLGRALKAHLEEPNRMAGWRTPLGRIEPGWGADLVVFDQDLLRMDPQSLHRAKVRRVWVAGEPVYGISV from the coding sequence CTGGGTGGCGGATCAGGTGGCTCGTCGGTGAAAAGGCCGGCGCGCAGGGCCGAAGCGGGGTGGCTTTTCCACGGCGGGCGCATCCTCGACGCGCGCCGGGCCGGAGCGCGGGTCCGCGATCGATACCGCGAGGCGGTGCTCGTTCGCGGGGACCGGATCGAAGCCGTGGGGCCGCTCGAGTCGCTGCGGCGCGGGGCGGGCCGCGATGTGCGTGCCGTGAACCTGCGCGGTGGAACCCTCACGCCGGGATTCGTCGATTCCCATATCCACCTCCTGACCTGGATCCGAGCCTTGAGCGACGCATGGCTGGCCGAGCAGTCGCCCGAGGGTCTGGCCCGCGCGGTCCGCATCGCGCAGGAGCGGGCAGCGGAGGGGGAGTGGGTCACGATCAGAGGCTGGGTCCCGCGCGAGTGGCCACGCGAGCTGAAGCGCCTGGCGATTCTGGACCGCTCGCTCCCCTCGCGCCCGCTCATCCTGTACGCGGCCGACGGGCACTCCGTGTGGGCGAACGGCGCGGCGCTCCGGGCCGCCGGCATCGGCCCAGGCACCACGACTCCTTCCGGAGGGGCCGTCGATCGAGACCCGACAGGGGATCTCACCGGAATCCTGATCGAGCAGGCGGTGTCCCTGATCAGCCCCTTCGTAAAGCGCCAACGCGATCCGGCCGAGGAGCTCGGGCGCGCGATCCGCAAGGCGCATTCGCTCGGAATCACGGGCGCGCACGACTTCGACCGCACGGACATCTGGAGCGCGGCGCAGCGGCTCAGCGAACGGGACCAGCTCCCGTTCCGGCTCCTCGTCTCGGTCCCCGCCGCGAAGCTCGAATGCGCCGAACAACTCGAGCTGCGCAGCGGGTGGGGAAACGACCGCCTGCGGATCGGTCCGGTGAAGTTTTTCGCCGACGGGACGCTCGGATCGGGAACCGCTTTGCTCGAGGAAGAGTACGACGATAATACGGGCACGGGGACCGAAGTCATCTCACCCGCCGAGCTCGCGGATCGGTGCACACGCGCCCGGAAGGCCGGCCTCACCGTCGCGATCCACGCGATCGGAGACCGGGCGGTGCGGAACGCGCTCGACGCGATCGAAGCCTCGATTCAAGGCGGCGGCTTTCCGCTCCCGCCCCGGATCGAACATGTTCAACTCGCACGGGAAGAGGATATTCCCCGGTTCAAGGGACTTGGCGTTCTCGCATCGGTTCAGCCCATCCATCAGGTCACCGACCGCAAGGTCGCCGCGCGCAAATGGGGCGCCCGCACGAGCCGCTCCTACGCGTGGAGGACGCTGTCCCGCGCGGGCGCGCGGCTTCTCTTCGGGTCCGACGCTCCCTACGATCGCGCCGGACCGCTCCTCGCCCTACAGGCGGCGCTGCTCCGCCGGAGGGGCGGTGAGCCGGAATCCGAAGCGTTTCACCCCGAGCAGAGGATCGGGCTCGGGCGCGCCCTCAAGGCGCATCTCGAGGAGCCCAATCGGATGGCGGGCTGGCGGACGCCGCTCGGGCGGATCGAGCCCGGTTGGGGGGCGGATTTGGTCGTATTCGACCAGGATCTGCTGCGGATGGATCCGCAGAGCCTGCACCGGGCGAAGGTCAGGCGGGTGTGGGTGGCGGGAGAGCCCGTCTACGGTATATCCGTATAA
- a CDS encoding divalent-cation tolerance protein CutA: MPKARRARAARPGTAPSRRVPRAVLILVAYPRRAAAERAARLLVRGRVLACATVSAPARAFYFWEGREVAEAGALLYGKTTASRARDAVRLIRESHPDRVPEILVLKIAAGEPSYLAWVADQVARR; this comes from the coding sequence ATGCCCAAGGCGCGGCGCGCGCGAGCCGCTAGACCCGGGACGGCTCCCTCCCGGCGCGTCCCGCGCGCCGTGTTGATCCTCGTGGCCTACCCCCGCCGCGCCGCGGCGGAGCGCGCCGCCCGACTCCTGGTCCGAGGCCGCGTGCTCGCCTGCGCCACGGTGAGCGCCCCGGCGCGCGCGTTCTATTTCTGGGAGGGCCGCGAAGTCGCCGAAGCGGGCGCGCTTCTCTATGGGAAGACCACAGCCTCCCGCGCGAGGGATGCGGTCCGGTTGATCCGCGAGTCCCACCCGGATCGGGTCCCGGAAATTCTCGTTCTCAAGATCGCGGCGGGGGAGCCGAGCTATCTGGCCTGGGTGGCGGATCAGGTGGCTCGTCGGTGA
- a CDS encoding glycosyltransferase family 4 protein, whose protein sequence is MNPLHMALALPHLGVYGGIRRFLELGEIWIRRGHDVAILIPEGVSGQPWVPFSGAILPLSELPFGAWDVLLSPDPELFVASRAPGALRVFYSVLERAPFEERALRSADLVLANSAGMRRYLARRGVRAEDASGGVNVGFFRPPEGGRRAARTGEPAHVLVYGRVSRRRKGTWAAARAVERASAAAGVPVTLTLFDAPPDGAERPSLPRPLRIAHRWVLNPSQRELADLYGGADLFVSAERRAGWCNTAAEAMACGAALVCTRSGTEDFAVDGVTASVVRWRWSWALARAVGALLRDPDRRLALAARGRSKIQEFSWERTADRIERALEESLGGRSHAQGAARASR, encoded by the coding sequence ATGAACCCGCTCCACATGGCGTTGGCGCTCCCGCACCTGGGTGTCTACGGGGGCATCCGCCGTTTCCTCGAGCTGGGGGAGATCTGGATCCGACGCGGTCACGACGTCGCGATCCTGATCCCGGAGGGCGTATCCGGGCAACCGTGGGTTCCGTTTTCGGGGGCGATCCTTCCTTTGTCCGAGCTCCCGTTCGGCGCGTGGGACGTCCTGCTGTCGCCCGATCCGGAGCTGTTCGTCGCCTCCCGCGCCCCGGGCGCGCTTCGCGTCTTTTACTCGGTGCTGGAGCGCGCGCCGTTCGAGGAGCGCGCCCTCCGATCCGCAGACCTTGTGCTCGCGAACTCGGCGGGCATGCGGCGCTATCTCGCGCGAAGGGGAGTCCGTGCGGAAGACGCGTCCGGCGGAGTGAACGTGGGCTTCTTTCGCCCGCCCGAGGGGGGTCGCCGCGCCGCCCGAACCGGCGAACCGGCGCACGTCCTCGTATACGGGCGCGTCTCACGAAGGCGAAAGGGAACGTGGGCCGCCGCGCGCGCCGTCGAGCGGGCTTCGGCCGCCGCCGGCGTGCCGGTCACGCTGACGCTCTTCGACGCCCCGCCGGACGGGGCGGAGAGGCCCTCGCTTCCGCGACCGCTCCGCATCGCGCATCGGTGGGTGCTGAACCCCAGCCAACGGGAGCTGGCGGATCTCTATGGCGGGGCGGATCTATTCGTGAGCGCGGAGCGGCGCGCGGGGTGGTGCAACACGGCAGCCGAGGCGATGGCGTGCGGGGCCGCGCTCGTCTGCACCCGGAGCGGAACGGAGGACTTCGCCGTCGACGGCGTTACCGCGAGCGTGGTTCGCTGGAGATGGAGCTGGGCCCTGGCCCGCGCCGTCGGCGCGCTCCTGCGCGACCCCGACCGGCGCTTGGCGCTCGCCGCGCGCGGGCGATCGAAAATTCAGGAATTTTCATGGGAGCGCACGGCGGATCGGATCGAGCGCGCCCTCGAAGAGAGTCTGGGAGGCCGATCGCATGCCCAAGGCGCGGCGCGCGCGAGCCGCTAG